The following are encoded in a window of Methylicorpusculum oleiharenae genomic DNA:
- a CDS encoding tetratricopeptide repeat protein, producing the protein MKTPAPGTVLIKISEYDVSALPEAYQDRHAEGFNEYLIKHITEESSVDGLFPKVSIDHDTLIVTEDLEAKAQSEAGLDALQRGLYPKGHAIFEALYAQYPANPIVLYNLGMVYSDEGNFANAIELLANLTRIKPDYVHGWVALAVAYLRHGQIIEANQAAQTGVKLAPSDPYALRTAGYIASKLNEPEAAALLENAVRAGPNDPIALLALAENLLAIHSDEAIKKRVAALLTQVIEAAPGSKAAERAEDILRGIAYDQFRQTKGLNQAAVNYCLKALETFKDMSDQEISGVALETATLGQSGLDVNNPNKTYPLRSIPGNYTGLNIVCIMYAALERIAPGQDAGFDIKAEYEAALRIFNQNG; encoded by the coding sequence ATGAAAACCCCTGCCCCTGGCACCGTGTTGATCAAAATTTCCGAATATGATGTGTCGGCCTTGCCGGAAGCCTACCAAGATCGGCATGCGGAAGGGTTTAATGAATACCTTATAAAACACATCACCGAAGAGTCCAGTGTCGATGGTCTATTTCCCAAGGTCAGCATTGATCACGATACGTTGATCGTTACCGAAGACCTCGAGGCAAAAGCACAATCGGAGGCGGGTCTGGACGCCCTGCAGCGCGGCCTTTACCCAAAAGGCCACGCCATTTTTGAAGCGCTGTACGCTCAATACCCCGCCAACCCGATCGTGCTTTACAACCTGGGCATGGTTTACAGCGATGAGGGCAACTTTGCCAACGCTATCGAGCTATTGGCCAACCTGACCCGCATCAAACCGGACTATGTGCATGGCTGGGTTGCGCTTGCCGTTGCCTATCTGCGGCATGGGCAGATCATTGAAGCCAACCAAGCAGCACAAACGGGAGTCAAACTGGCGCCGAGCGATCCGTATGCCCTGAGAACCGCCGGTTATATTGCGTCAAAGCTCAACGAACCCGAAGCCGCTGCCTTGCTGGAAAATGCGGTCAGAGCGGGTCCTAATGACCCTATCGCGTTATTGGCACTGGCGGAAAACTTGTTGGCCATTCATAGCGACGAAGCGATTAAAAAACGGGTAGCGGCGTTGCTGACTCAAGTCATTGAAGCGGCACCCGGTTCGAAAGCGGCCGAGCGTGCTGAGGACATTTTGCGGGGCATTGCCTATGACCAATTCCGCCAAACCAAAGGCCTTAATCAAGCTGCCGTCAACTACTGTCTAAAAGCGCTGGAGACATTCAAAGATATGTCAGACCAGGAGATTTCCGGCGTAGCGCTCGAAACCGCAACGCTCGGGCAAAGCGGATTGGATGTGAACAATCCCAATAAAACCTACCCGCTCAGATCGATACCGGGGAATTACACCGGTCTTAATATCGTTTGCATCATGTATGCTGCGCTGGAACGCATCGCGCCGGGACAGGATGCCGGGTTTGATATTAAGGCTGAGTATGAAGCCGCTTTGAGGATTTTTAACCAAAATGGTTGA
- a CDS encoding BrxA family protein, whose product MPELNSHTTDGKYDTTINIIGGLSDCALIYTAIDSFFSQGDSIRDLASNRNEFNLRTEKSRTRVELAVRRSFLQFYNQEHKDLIQAIFQHNLPLPERELILFWQFALNNRLFREISSLVYIKAYLSGRAGLSKDDITAYLKEFVSHNKALKLNWSESTINTLSTKYLNLMTKLNFLEGKRIKSFKPIRPTAEALSLFLYFAKLHDPHTNNILKNEMLPLSFIVSEDIRDRLKKLSLKGFFNMDFNGVALNIELTHSYKGICDVLYNKP is encoded by the coding sequence ATGCCGGAGTTAAACAGTCATACCACGGATGGTAAATACGATACCACGATAAATATCATTGGCGGGTTGAGTGATTGCGCTCTTATATATACAGCAATTGATTCCTTTTTTAGTCAGGGCGACTCTATCCGGGATTTGGCATCCAATAGAAATGAATTTAATCTTAGAACTGAAAAAAGCAGGACACGCGTAGAGTTGGCAGTAAGGCGGTCATTTCTTCAGTTCTATAACCAGGAACATAAAGATTTAATTCAGGCTATTTTTCAACATAATTTGCCCTTACCGGAAAGGGAGTTGATTCTATTCTGGCAATTTGCACTCAATAACCGGCTGTTTCGTGAAATTTCATCCCTGGTGTACATCAAGGCATACCTGTCGGGAAGAGCAGGTCTGTCGAAAGATGACATCACGGCCTATCTAAAAGAATTTGTAAGCCATAATAAGGCATTGAAGCTGAACTGGTCTGAAAGCACGATCAATACCTTATCGACAAAATACCTGAATTTAATGACCAAGTTAAACTTCCTTGAAGGCAAAAGAATAAAATCATTTAAGCCAATTAGGCCCACTGCTGAAGCATTGAGTCTTTTTCTCTACTTTGCAAAATTACACGATCCTCATACCAATAATATTTTGAAGAATGAGATGCTACCCCTATCGTTTATTGTTAGCGAGGATATCAGGGACCGGCTTAAGAAACTTTCGTTAAAAGGATTTTTTAATATGGATTTCAATGGTGTTGCATTGAACATCGAGTTAACTCACAGCTATAAAGGAATTTGCGATGTCTTATATAACAAACCATAA